One genomic region from Zalophus californianus isolate mZalCal1 chromosome 12, mZalCal1.pri.v2, whole genome shotgun sequence encodes:
- the ZNF786 gene encoding zinc finger protein 786 isoform X1 produces the protein MAEPAPLPLTFEDVAIYFSEQEWQNLEAWQKELYKHVMRTNYEILVSLGDGLPKPELISWIEQGKEFFKNWGESQKSGNIICSSAGLQFDPVIKGHQFRESQQAVHSGEAERYFQLDPREGQCPSEPSGGEGEDGAFMALLSPHRHAAQAPLPVVHSSGEPLQREGTPSPGAPGLPGLQGACSGDGTQHPCAVCGESFWKEEHSEKHERSHLKDQPGRSWRKFSKQAAPQQQRSIGQGPRRFRCPDCGRSFPRKQCLLGHVAVHAGKSPLPCPECKTRFPHKHTLLGHRLRRKGERPSRCPKCDGSFLSSSRRARQGQPGREGLSSWRGGDAAFPGKAEPAGEELCPRQGTAEAPPRRPPGERPFSCTECGKRFTARSKLASHLRVHTGEKPFRCPQCDKSFRLSGLLRVHQRVHSGERPFSCRKCGKAFAKRCKLTEHSRVHSGEKPFWCAECGRSFRQRGQLLRHQRLHTDEKPFQCPECELSFRLKSMLRAHRLRHSGERPFSCGECGRGFAHQCKLREHLRVHSGERPFQCPECDKSFRLKGILKAHQRTHSKERPFSCGECGKGFTRQSKLTEHFRVHSGERPFQCPTCDRSFRLKGQLLSHQRLHTGERPFQCPECGKSYRVKADMKAHQLLHGGEMPFSCECGKGFAKQSKLIEHIRTHTGEKPFQCPKCDKSFRLKAQLLSHQGLHTGERPFRCPECDKNFREKGHMLRHQRIHRPERPFACGDCGKGFIYKSKLVEHIRVHTKSYSAPDEPDIKKRLSQLFAMIEADWS, from the exons GTGATGGACTTCCCAAACCAGAACTAATATCCTGGATTGAACAGGGGAAAGAGTTCTTCAAGAACTGGGGAGAATCACAGAAATCAGGAAACATAATTTGCTCTTCTGCTGGTTTGCAATTTGATCCAGTTATCAAGGGTCATCAGTTTCGGG aaaGCCAACAAGCTGTGCATTCAGGAGAAGCTGAACGCTATTTCCAGCTGGATCCCCGAGAAGGCCAGTGCCCCTCTGAACCctcaggaggagaaggggaagatggTGCCTTCATGGCCCTCCTGAGCCCACACAGACATGCCGCACAGGCTCCACTTCCAGTAGTCCACAGCTCCGGGGAGCCCCTCCAGAGAGAGGGAACCCCAAGTCCCGGAGCGCCGGGGCTCCCTGGCTTGCAGGGGGCCTGCTCTGGGGACGGTACGCAGCACCCTTGCGCTGTCTGCGGGGAAAGCTTTTGGAAGGAGGAGCACTCAGAGAAGCACGAGAGGAGCCACCTGAAGGACCAGCCAGGGAGGTCCTGGAGGAAATTCAGCAAACAGGCTGCCCCCCAGCAACAGCGGAGCATCGGTCAGGGTCCCAGGCGCTTCCGGTGTCCCGACTGTGGGCGGAGCTTCCCCCGGAAGCAGTGTTTGCTCGGACATGTGGCTGTCCACGCAGGGAAGAGCCCGCTGCCCTGCCCTGAATGTAAGACGCGCTTCCCGCACAAGCACACCCTTCTCGGCCACCGCCTCCGGCGCAAGGGGGAGAGGCCTTCCCGGTGCCCCAAATGTGACGGGAGCTTTCTCTCGAGCAGCAGGCGGGCTCGCCAGGGCCAGCCCGGCAGGGAGGGGCTAAGCTCCTGGAGAGGAGGCGATGCCGCCTTCCCCGGGAAGGCTGAGCCGGCCGGTGAGGAGCTGTGCCCCCGGCAGGGGACCGCGGAGGCTCCCCCGCGCCGCCCCCCCGGGGAGAGGCCGTTCTCCTGCACGGAGTGTGGTAAGCGCTTCACCGCAAGGTCCAAGCTCGCCAGCCACCTCCGGGTGCACACGGGAGAGAAGCCCTTCCGGTGCCCGCAGTGCGACAAGAGCTTCCGCCTGAGCGGCCTGCTGAGGGTGCACCAGCGCGTGCACAGTGGCGAGCGACCGTTCTCCTGCCGGAAGTGCGGCAAGGCCTTCGCCAAGCGGTGTAAACTCACGGAGCACAGCCGAGTCCACAGCGGCGAGAAGCCCTTCTGGTGCGCCGAATGTGGCAGGAGCTTCCGCCAGAGGGGACAGCTGCTGAGGCACCAGCGGCTGCACACCGACGAGAAGCCCTTCCAGTGCCCCGAGTGTGAGCTGAGCTTCCGCCTCAAGAGCATGCTGCGGGCACATCGGCTCCGCCACAGCGGGGAGAGGCCCTTCTCCTGCGGCGAGTGTGGCCGAGGCTTCGCCCACCAGTGCAAGCTCCGGGAGCACCTGAGGGTGCACAGCGGGGAGAGGCCCTTCCAGTGCCCCGAGTGTGACAAGAGCTTCCGCCTGAAGGGCATCCTGAAGGCGCACCAGCGCACGCACAGCAAGGAGAGGCCCTTCTCGTGTGGGGAGTGTGGCAAGGGCTTCACCCGACAGTCCAAGCTCACCGAGCACTTCCGCGTGCACAGCGGGGAGAGGCCCTTCCAGTGCCCCACCTGCGACAGGAGTTTCCGCCTGAAGGGGCAGCTGCTGAGTCACCAGCGCCTGCACACGGGGGAGAGACCCTTCCAGTGCCCCGAGTGCGGCAAGAGCTACCGCGTGAAGGCCGACATGAAGGCCCACCAGCTGCTGCACGGCGGCGAGATGCCCTTCTCCTGCGAGTGTGGCAAGGGCTTTGCCAAGCAGTCCAAACTCATCGAGCACATCAGGACCCACACAGGGGAGAAGCCTTTCCAGTGTCCCAAGTGTGACAAGAGTTTCCGCTTGAAGGCTCAGCTGCTCAGCCACCAAGGCCTGCACACAGGGGAGAGACCTTTCCGCTGTCCCGAGTGTGATAAGAACTTTCGGGAAAAGGGACACATGCTTCGGCACCAGCGCATACACAGGCCTGAGAGGCCATTTGCCTGCGGCGACTGTGGTAAGGGCTTCATCTATAAGTCTAAACTGGTGGAACACATCAGGGTGCACACGAAATCTTACAGTGCCCCAGATGAGCCTGACATTAAGAAGAGGCTCAGCCAGCTGTTTGCAATGATCGAGGCCGACTGGAGTTGA
- the ZNF786 gene encoding zinc finger protein 786 isoform X2, whose translation MALLSPHRHAAQAPLPVVHSSGEPLQREGTPSPGAPGLPGLQGACSGDGTQHPCAVCGESFWKEEHSEKHERSHLKDQPGRSWRKFSKQAAPQQQRSIGQGPRRFRCPDCGRSFPRKQCLLGHVAVHAGKSPLPCPECKTRFPHKHTLLGHRLRRKGERPSRCPKCDGSFLSSSRRARQGQPGREGLSSWRGGDAAFPGKAEPAGEELCPRQGTAEAPPRRPPGERPFSCTECGKRFTARSKLASHLRVHTGEKPFRCPQCDKSFRLSGLLRVHQRVHSGERPFSCRKCGKAFAKRCKLTEHSRVHSGEKPFWCAECGRSFRQRGQLLRHQRLHTDEKPFQCPECELSFRLKSMLRAHRLRHSGERPFSCGECGRGFAHQCKLREHLRVHSGERPFQCPECDKSFRLKGILKAHQRTHSKERPFSCGECGKGFTRQSKLTEHFRVHSGERPFQCPTCDRSFRLKGQLLSHQRLHTGERPFQCPECGKSYRVKADMKAHQLLHGGEMPFSCECGKGFAKQSKLIEHIRTHTGEKPFQCPKCDKSFRLKAQLLSHQGLHTGERPFRCPECDKNFREKGHMLRHQRIHRPERPFACGDCGKGFIYKSKLVEHIRVHTKSYSAPDEPDIKKRLSQLFAMIEADWS comes from the coding sequence ATGGCCCTCCTGAGCCCACACAGACATGCCGCACAGGCTCCACTTCCAGTAGTCCACAGCTCCGGGGAGCCCCTCCAGAGAGAGGGAACCCCAAGTCCCGGAGCGCCGGGGCTCCCTGGCTTGCAGGGGGCCTGCTCTGGGGACGGTACGCAGCACCCTTGCGCTGTCTGCGGGGAAAGCTTTTGGAAGGAGGAGCACTCAGAGAAGCACGAGAGGAGCCACCTGAAGGACCAGCCAGGGAGGTCCTGGAGGAAATTCAGCAAACAGGCTGCCCCCCAGCAACAGCGGAGCATCGGTCAGGGTCCCAGGCGCTTCCGGTGTCCCGACTGTGGGCGGAGCTTCCCCCGGAAGCAGTGTTTGCTCGGACATGTGGCTGTCCACGCAGGGAAGAGCCCGCTGCCCTGCCCTGAATGTAAGACGCGCTTCCCGCACAAGCACACCCTTCTCGGCCACCGCCTCCGGCGCAAGGGGGAGAGGCCTTCCCGGTGCCCCAAATGTGACGGGAGCTTTCTCTCGAGCAGCAGGCGGGCTCGCCAGGGCCAGCCCGGCAGGGAGGGGCTAAGCTCCTGGAGAGGAGGCGATGCCGCCTTCCCCGGGAAGGCTGAGCCGGCCGGTGAGGAGCTGTGCCCCCGGCAGGGGACCGCGGAGGCTCCCCCGCGCCGCCCCCCCGGGGAGAGGCCGTTCTCCTGCACGGAGTGTGGTAAGCGCTTCACCGCAAGGTCCAAGCTCGCCAGCCACCTCCGGGTGCACACGGGAGAGAAGCCCTTCCGGTGCCCGCAGTGCGACAAGAGCTTCCGCCTGAGCGGCCTGCTGAGGGTGCACCAGCGCGTGCACAGTGGCGAGCGACCGTTCTCCTGCCGGAAGTGCGGCAAGGCCTTCGCCAAGCGGTGTAAACTCACGGAGCACAGCCGAGTCCACAGCGGCGAGAAGCCCTTCTGGTGCGCCGAATGTGGCAGGAGCTTCCGCCAGAGGGGACAGCTGCTGAGGCACCAGCGGCTGCACACCGACGAGAAGCCCTTCCAGTGCCCCGAGTGTGAGCTGAGCTTCCGCCTCAAGAGCATGCTGCGGGCACATCGGCTCCGCCACAGCGGGGAGAGGCCCTTCTCCTGCGGCGAGTGTGGCCGAGGCTTCGCCCACCAGTGCAAGCTCCGGGAGCACCTGAGGGTGCACAGCGGGGAGAGGCCCTTCCAGTGCCCCGAGTGTGACAAGAGCTTCCGCCTGAAGGGCATCCTGAAGGCGCACCAGCGCACGCACAGCAAGGAGAGGCCCTTCTCGTGTGGGGAGTGTGGCAAGGGCTTCACCCGACAGTCCAAGCTCACCGAGCACTTCCGCGTGCACAGCGGGGAGAGGCCCTTCCAGTGCCCCACCTGCGACAGGAGTTTCCGCCTGAAGGGGCAGCTGCTGAGTCACCAGCGCCTGCACACGGGGGAGAGACCCTTCCAGTGCCCCGAGTGCGGCAAGAGCTACCGCGTGAAGGCCGACATGAAGGCCCACCAGCTGCTGCACGGCGGCGAGATGCCCTTCTCCTGCGAGTGTGGCAAGGGCTTTGCCAAGCAGTCCAAACTCATCGAGCACATCAGGACCCACACAGGGGAGAAGCCTTTCCAGTGTCCCAAGTGTGACAAGAGTTTCCGCTTGAAGGCTCAGCTGCTCAGCCACCAAGGCCTGCACACAGGGGAGAGACCTTTCCGCTGTCCCGAGTGTGATAAGAACTTTCGGGAAAAGGGACACATGCTTCGGCACCAGCGCATACACAGGCCTGAGAGGCCATTTGCCTGCGGCGACTGTGGTAAGGGCTTCATCTATAAGTCTAAACTGGTGGAACACATCAGGGTGCACACGAAATCTTACAGTGCCCCAGATGAGCCTGACATTAAGAAGAGGCTCAGCCAGCTGTTTGCAATGATCGAGGCCGACTGGAGTTGA